Proteins co-encoded in one Nicotiana sylvestris chromosome 7, ASM39365v2, whole genome shotgun sequence genomic window:
- the LOC138872869 gene encoding uncharacterized protein — MVSDFMDRFMFNTKNAPDVFYIQNLKKKPKETFREYATRWRSEAAKVKPALEEEQMNRFFVRAQDPQYYERLMLIEGQKFSNIIKLGDRMEEGIKNLMVTNLEALQATNKALQSGGTSKKKDVISVMVAQTNNSPMKYQTYPSAPLTYQPTLNYQASSPTYKIPPPAYQSSPPPTYQPTSPRFSQPAPVYQAYNSQHSHYPSPPTRQNFPRPRLNFDRKPPRQYTAIAKPIDQLYEKLKVVGYATPIPAVTPENPSQWINPNKTCAYHSWMKVHTIDECRSLKDKIQNLIDNKIIIAKEPAPNVCNNPLPDHKGRSIHMIEIEDEWDPKGSIGLIAEGDEPQKPAVTLNPIVVQIQPPKEDVVNVFVPLEFEALPAKVPKLIEVEFGIPKAPAPFEVVVLPPRVSIPVSMTDMTPFKSKAIPWDYTTEARRKGKTHTGEAVAAQGMTRTSRVYTPEHLAESNKQASGRPVETGPDDLWRKIQAKEYSVVEQLNKTPAQISILSLLQSSETHKNHLMKILSEAYVPSNITGGQTANMVGQVLESHKITFHEDELPPEGLSHNKALHITVQCEDHFITIILVDGGSNLNICPLITLRTLGKGLHEVKDGAISVKAFDGSQRSTIGEISLCLQMGPT, encoded by the coding sequence ATGGTGTCTGACTTTATGGACCGGTTTATGTTCAACACTAAgaacgcaccagatgtgttctatatccagaatctcaagaagaagcccaaAGAGACCTTtcgcgaatatgctactcgttggaggtcagaagctgctaaggtcaaaccggccttggaggaagaacaaatgaataggtttttcGTCCGTGCTCAGGATCCGCAATATTACGAGAGGCTGATGCTAATAGAGGGCCAAAAGTTCTCCAacatcatcaagttgggagaTAGGAtggaagaaggcatcaaaaaccTTATGGTAACTAATCtcgaagcattgcaggccaccaacaaggctttacaatCTGGTGGCACGTCAAAGAAAAAGGACGTGATTTCCGTGATGGTTGCGCAAACAAACAATTCCCCTATGAAGTACCAAACCTATCCCTcagctccactcacatatcaacctaccctaaACTACCAAGCATCATCACCTACTTACAAAATTCCACCACCtgcttaccaatcatctccaccacctacgtatcaacccacttcacccagatttTCTCAACCCGCACCCGTATACCAAGCATACAACTCCCAACATTCTCACTACCCATCACCTCCTACCCGCCAAAACTTTCCCCGACCTAGACTAAACTTCGACCGtaaacctcccagacaatataccgcCATAGCCAAGCCAATTGACCAATTATATGAAAAACTCAAAGTAGTCGGTTACGCTACCCCTATTCCAGccgtaactccagaaaatccttcccaatggatcaacccaaacaagacttgtgcataccattcctgGATGAAGGtccataccattgatgagtgtcgctcgttgaaagacaagattcagaacctgattgacaacaagatcattatagcaaaggagcctgctcctaatgtctgcaacaacccccTGCCTGACCACAAGGGCAGGAGCATCCATATGATTGAGATTGAAGATGAgtgggaccccaaagggtcaaTCGGGTTGATAGCTGAAGGCGATGAACCTCAGAAGCCGGCGGTTACCCTCAATCCCATTGTTGTTCAGATTCAGCCTCCTAAGGAGGATGTGGTAAATGTGTTTGTGCCACTCGAGTTTGAAGCACTGCCTGCAAAGGTGCCAAAACTGATCGAGGTTgagtttgggattccaaaggcacccgcaccgtttgaagttgttgtgttacctcCAAGGGTGTCCATTCCGGTTTCCATGACAGACATGACCCCATTCAAGTCGaaagccataccttgggattacacaacTGAGGCTAGAAGGAAAGGGAAGACACATACCGGAGAAGCGGTCGCCGCACAGGGCATGACTAGAACAAGCAGGGTATACACCCCAGAACATTTAGCCGAGTCCAACAAGCAAGCCTCTGGACGTCCTGTCGAAACTGGACCCGAtgacctttggagaaagatacaggccaaggagtaCTCAGTTGTTGAAcaactgaacaaaacaccggcacaaatTTCTATCTTGTCCCTTCTGCAAAGCTCTGAGACACATAAAAATCACTTAATGAAGATACTAAGTGAAGCTTATGTTCCCAGCAACATAACAGGAGGCCAAACGGCGAATATGGTGGGACAGGtgttggaaagccacaagatcaccttccacgaggatgagtTACCACCAGAAGGGCTTagtcacaacaaggcattgcatatcactgtgcaatgcgaagatcatttcatcaccaTAATCTTGGTCGACGGGGGATCcaacctcaacatttgtccattgataaCTCTCAGGACATTGGGTAAGGGATTACATGAGGTCAAAGATGGGGCTATCAGTGTCAAAGCTTTTGATggatctcagaggtccaccatcgGAGAAATTAGCCTATGCCTACAGATGGGACCCACCTAG